A genomic region of Rhipicephalus sanguineus isolate Rsan-2018 chromosome 1, BIME_Rsan_1.4, whole genome shotgun sequence contains the following coding sequences:
- the LOC119382819 gene encoding cullin-3, with the protein MLLVLGLNSRSVYEEDFEKPFLAESAQFYALRRQDYIKSKKVFEYVAQVEQHIYEESERAKHCLDESTVVPIVQVVKKELVGKYMKAIVDIEDSGVRHMLKNQMTEDLARLFQRLKYIEGGVEALLDCVSKHMRSLGRFVVIKHEDSVSLIPKVMDLRDRFDDFLQRSFNNEQLVRQRMATDFEFILNFPSFTRKLPMHLSVFVDDMMRQGVRKMTRQEFDDLLDKIIEIFRFMQEKELFKCCYKQHLANRLLFHKSGSHAAERTMVAKLRSESCVHLQDGSHVKGHAYL; encoded by the coding sequence ATGTTGCTAGTCCTGGGACTCAACTCGAGGTCAGTCTACGAGGAAGACTTCGAGAAGCCCTTTCTAGCCGAGTCGGCGCAGTTCTACGCTCTAAGGAGGCAAGATTACATCAAATCGAAGAAGGTTTTCGAGTACGTCGCCCAAGTAGAGCAGCATATCTACGAAGAGTCAGAGCGGGCGAAACACTGCCTCGACGAGTCCACCGTGGTTCCAATCGTGCAGGTCGTAAAAAAAGAGCTCGTCGGAAAGTATATGAAGGCTATCGTGGACATCGAGGACTCGGGTGTCCGGCATATGCTCAAGAACCAGATGACGGAGGACCTGGCCCGATTATTCCAGCGCCTCAAATACATTGAGGGTGGTGTCGAAGCGTTGCTCGATTGTGTCAGTAAGCATATGCGCAGTCTAGGGAGATTTGTCGTGATCAAGCACGAAGACTCGGTCAGCCTAATACCGAAAGTGATGGACCTGAGAGACCGCTTTGACGACTTTCTACAGCGCTCTTTCAACAATGAGCAACTGGTCAGGCAGAGAATGGCCACCGACTTTGAGTTCATACTCAACTTCCCCAGCTTTACGCGCAAACTGCCCATGCATCTGTCTGTGTTTGTAGATGACATGATGCGACAAGGGGTTAGGAAAATGACAAGGCAGGAGTTTGACGATTTGCTGGACAAAATTATCGAGATATTTCGGTTCATGCAGGAGAAAGAACTTTTCAAGTGCTGTTATAAGCAGCATCTGGCCAACCGGCTGCTGTTCCACAAGAGCGGCTCACACGCAGCTGAGAGAACAATGGTCGCCAAGCTCAGGAGTGAGTCATGTGTTCACCTCCAGGATGGAAGCCATGTTAAGGGACATGCGTATCTCTAA